One region of Baekduia soli genomic DNA includes:
- the narH gene encoding nitrate reductase subunit beta, translating to MRVRSQMSMVMNLDKCIGCHTCSVTCKQVWTNRPGTEYVWFNNVETKPGLGYPKRWSDQEHYNGGWTLDKKGRLRLKGGGRIKKLASIFANPDLPLIDDYYEPWTYDYETLVNAPLSDIDPTARPHSQLTGKPTDVTWGPNWDEGLAGGPKTAMSDPLLADMQEQVRMTYEQAFMFFLPRICEHCLNPSCVASCPSGAMYKREEDGIVLVDQDRCRGWRYCVSGCPYKKVYFNHSTGKAEKCTMCFPRIEVGQPTICSETCVGRIRYLGLVLYDADRIEEAASVPDERDLLDSQLSVFLDPNDPEVCAAARADGIPEDWLEHARRSPVYDLAVRWRVALPLHPEFRTMPMVWYVPPLSPVVSTLEQDGYEADPDDIFGAIDHLRIPQQYLANLLSAGDTEVIRGVLHRLAAMRAYMRKREVLGQTDDTLPQAVAMTGPELERMYRLLAIANYEDRYVIPQAHTEQGAELMRDGDGCSLDFTGGPGNCGAVERRPDSSSPIVATRGDDDFDLIKILKSRP from the coding sequence ATGCGTGTTCGTTCCCAGATGTCGATGGTCATGAACCTTGACAAGTGCATCGGCTGCCATACGTGTTCGGTGACCTGCAAGCAGGTCTGGACCAACCGGCCCGGCACCGAGTACGTGTGGTTCAACAACGTCGAGACCAAGCCTGGGCTGGGCTATCCCAAGCGCTGGTCGGATCAGGAGCACTACAACGGCGGCTGGACCCTGGACAAGAAGGGCCGGCTGCGCCTCAAGGGCGGCGGCAGGATCAAGAAGCTCGCGTCGATCTTCGCCAACCCCGACCTGCCGCTCATCGACGACTACTACGAGCCCTGGACCTATGACTACGAGACGCTGGTCAACGCTCCGCTGTCAGACATCGACCCCACGGCACGCCCGCACTCGCAGCTGACCGGCAAGCCCACCGACGTCACATGGGGGCCCAATTGGGACGAGGGCCTGGCCGGCGGCCCGAAGACCGCCATGAGCGACCCGCTGCTGGCAGACATGCAGGAGCAGGTCCGCATGACCTACGAGCAGGCGTTCATGTTCTTCCTGCCCAGGATCTGCGAGCACTGCCTGAACCCGTCGTGCGTCGCATCGTGCCCGTCGGGGGCGATGTACAAGCGCGAGGAGGACGGCATCGTCCTGGTCGACCAGGACCGTTGCCGTGGCTGGCGCTACTGCGTCTCGGGCTGCCCGTACAAGAAGGTGTACTTCAACCACTCCACCGGCAAGGCCGAGAAGTGCACCATGTGCTTCCCACGAATCGAGGTCGGCCAGCCGACGATCTGCTCGGAGACGTGCGTTGGGCGCATCCGCTACCTCGGCCTCGTGCTCTATGACGCCGACCGCATCGAGGAGGCCGCGTCAGTCCCCGACGAGCGCGACCTGCTCGATAGCCAGCTGAGCGTGTTCCTGGACCCCAACGACCCCGAGGTGTGCGCCGCGGCGCGCGCCGATGGCATCCCCGAGGACTGGCTGGAGCACGCACGCCGATCGCCGGTCTACGACCTGGCCGTCCGCTGGCGCGTGGCGCTGCCGCTGCACCCGGAGTTCCGCACGATGCCGATGGTCTGGTACGTGCCTCCCCTGTCGCCGGTCGTCTCGACGCTCGAGCAGGACGGCTACGAAGCCGACCCCGACGACATCTTCGGCGCGATCGACCACCTGCGCATCCCCCAGCAGTATCTCGCCAACCTGCTCAGCGCCGGCGACACCGAGGTCATCCGCGGCGTCCTGCACCGCCTGGCCGCGATGCGCGCCTACATGCGCAAGCGCGAGGTCCTCGGCCAGACCGACGACACGCTCCCACAGGCGGTCGCGATGACCGGCCCCGAGCTCGAGCGGATGTACCGGTTGCTGGCGATCGCCAACTACGAAGACCGCTACGTCATCCCCCAGGCCCACACGGAGCAGGGCGCCGAGCTCATGCGCGACGGGGACGGATGTAGCCTGGACTTCACCGGCGGCCCGGGCAACTGCGGCGCCGTCGAGCGTCGCCCCGACAGCTCCTCACCGATCGTCGCGACCCGCGGCGACGACGACTTCGACCTGATCAAGATCCTGAAGAGCAGGCCGTGA
- the narI gene encoding respiratory nitrate reductase subunit gamma yields the protein MSAGAILLWIIFPYAAAAAFVVGHWWRYRTDQLGWTSGSTQLLERKILGWASPAFHYGALAAIGGHVVGLLIPKSLTDAVGISENLYRWFSAVAGGVAGAVCVVGLAGLVYRRATNPRVRRTTSRTDLLTYLLLTVLIAVGCFMTFGDNLLTSHPYDYRESIAPWWRSLFYLDPDVSAAVHARTIYQVHAIIAWSFWALFPFSRLVHVWSIPLQYLGRPWILYRRRYAGVRSR from the coding sequence ATGAGCGCCGGCGCGATCCTGCTGTGGATCATCTTCCCCTACGCCGCGGCCGCGGCGTTCGTCGTCGGGCACTGGTGGCGCTACCGCACCGACCAACTCGGGTGGACCAGCGGCTCGACCCAGCTGCTGGAACGCAAGATCCTGGGTTGGGCCAGCCCCGCCTTCCACTACGGCGCGCTCGCGGCGATCGGCGGACACGTCGTGGGCCTGTTGATCCCCAAGTCGCTGACCGACGCGGTCGGGATCTCCGAGAACCTGTATCGCTGGTTCTCCGCCGTCGCGGGTGGTGTCGCCGGCGCCGTCTGCGTGGTCGGGCTGGCCGGCCTGGTCTATCGCCGCGCGACCAATCCTCGCGTCAGGCGCACCACGTCGCGCACCGATCTCCTCACATACCTGCTGCTCACGGTGCTGATCGCCGTCGGCTGCTTCATGACCTTCGGCGACAATCTGCTCACCAGCCATCCCTACGACTACCGCGAGTCGATTGCCCCTTGGTGGCGCTCGCTGTTCTATCTGGACCCCGACGTCTCCGCCGCCGTGCACGCCAGGACGATCTACCAGGTGCACGCCATCATCGCCTGGTCGTTCTGGGCGCTGTTCCCCTTCAGCCGCCTCGTGCACGTCTGGTCGATCCCGCTGCAATACCTCGGCCGCCCGTGGATCCTCTATCGCCGTCGCTACGCGGGGGTGCGCAGCCGCTGA
- the narJ gene encoding nitrate reductase molybdenum cofactor assembly chaperone, protein MIKRSRTRRRPPPYALLSYLLRYPDDRLELAPGEIDELPPSDARDALKRFLEAVEDGTDPRVRYVATFDLRRQITPHLTYYEHGDTRRRGVALLRLKRLYREAGLPAADGELPDHLAVMLAFAALAPEGYGEAVLAEHRPALELLRGALHRTDNPYAHVLDALVAGLPSLRVEDHEALVRLAADGPPQETVGLEPFAPPEVMPIGSRR, encoded by the coding sequence GTGATCAAGCGCTCGCGAACCCGCCGCCGGCCGCCGCCCTACGCGCTGCTGTCCTACCTGCTGCGCTACCCCGACGACCGGCTCGAGCTGGCGCCTGGGGAGATCGACGAGCTGCCGCCGAGTGACGCGCGCGACGCCCTCAAGCGGTTCTTGGAGGCGGTCGAGGACGGCACGGACCCCCGCGTGCGCTACGTCGCGACGTTCGATCTGCGCCGCCAGATCACCCCCCACCTCACCTACTACGAGCACGGCGACACGCGCCGCCGCGGCGTCGCGTTGCTGCGCCTCAAGCGGCTGTATCGCGAGGCCGGGCTGCCGGCGGCCGACGGTGAGCTGCCCGACCACCTGGCGGTCATGCTCGCGTTCGCCGCGCTGGCCCCCGAGGGATACGGCGAGGCCGTGCTCGCCGAACACCGGCCCGCGCTGGAGCTCCTGCGCGGTGCACTGCATCGCACCGACAACCCCTACGCCCATGTCCTGGACGCGCTGGTCGCCGGGCTGCCGTCGCTGCGCGTCGAGGATCATGAGGCGCTTGTGCGACTCGCCGCCGACGGGCCGCCGCAGGAGACGGTCGGCCTCGAGCCGTTCGCGCCACCCGAGGTGATGCCGATCGGGAGCCGGAGATGA